A region from the Actinoplanes sp. OR16 genome encodes:
- the galE gene encoding UDP-glucose 4-epimerase GalE: MKLLVTGGAGYVGSVTSRLLLDAGHEVVVLDNLRTGFREAVAPDATFVQADIADAAQVLTPDAGFDAVLHFAGLIAAGESMAKPELYWHENVVKSLAFLDAIRAAKVPRVIFSSTAAVYGNPVELPITESAVKAPTSTYGSTKLTFDLALTSETFAHGLAAVSLRYFNVAGAYIDGDREIGERHDPETHLIPITLQAAAGKREKLQLFGDDYPTPDGTCVRDYIHVEDLARAHLLALDATTAGEHKIYNLGNGNGFSNKQVVEAAREVTGAAIPVEIAPRRDGDPATLVASSERARTELGWVPRKNTLQDMIGDAWTFYRKHVA; the protein is encoded by the coding sequence GTGAAATTGCTCGTCACCGGCGGCGCCGGCTACGTCGGCAGCGTGACCAGCAGGCTACTGCTGGACGCCGGCCACGAAGTGGTCGTCCTCGACAACCTTCGCACCGGCTTCCGTGAGGCCGTCGCGCCGGATGCCACCTTCGTTCAGGCGGACATCGCCGACGCCGCGCAGGTCCTCACCCCGGACGCCGGGTTCGACGCCGTCCTGCACTTCGCCGGGCTGATCGCGGCCGGTGAGTCGATGGCCAAGCCCGAGCTCTACTGGCACGAGAACGTCGTGAAGTCGCTCGCCTTCCTCGACGCGATCCGCGCAGCGAAGGTACCCCGGGTGATCTTCTCGTCCACCGCCGCGGTCTACGGCAACCCGGTCGAGCTGCCCATCACCGAGTCCGCCGTGAAGGCCCCCACCAGCACGTACGGGTCGACGAAGCTGACCTTCGACCTGGCGCTGACCTCCGAGACGTTCGCTCACGGCCTCGCCGCGGTCTCGCTGCGCTACTTCAACGTCGCCGGGGCGTACATCGACGGCGACCGCGAGATCGGCGAGCGGCACGACCCGGAGACGCACCTCATCCCGATCACCCTGCAGGCCGCCGCCGGCAAGCGGGAGAAACTGCAGCTCTTCGGCGACGACTACCCCACGCCGGACGGCACCTGCGTGCGCGACTACATCCACGTCGAGGACCTGGCCCGGGCACACCTGCTCGCGCTGGACGCCACGACGGCCGGTGAGCACAAGATCTACAACCTCGGCAACGGCAACGGCTTCTCCAACAAGCAGGTCGTCGAGGCAGCCCGCGAGGTGACCGGCGCCGCCATCCCGGTGGAGATCGCCCCGCGCCGCGACGGCGACCCGGCGACCCTGGTCGCCTCCTCCGAGCGGGCGCGTACCGAGCTGGGCTGGGTTCCGCGGAAGAACACGCTCCAGGACATGATCGGTGACGCCTGGACCTTCTACCGGAAGCACGTGGCATGA